A region from the uncultured Sunxiuqinia sp. genome encodes:
- the hypD gene encoding trans-4-hydroxy-L-proline dehydratase, with protein sequence MTPRIKELREQSLNAVNKISAERALLITEFYKSHQSLGDSIPVQRAKAFRYIMENKSICINDGELIVGERGPAPKATPTYPEITVHSLQDLDILNTREKVWFQVDKKTRDTYENTIIPFWAGHSNRDRVMNRMKEPWIDAYNAGIFTEFMEQRAPGHTVAGNKIYQKGMLDIILDIKESLSKLNFINDPKAYDKQEELNAMQVAAETIIFFASRHAQKLEELAKDEKDEVRKTELETMAKICQNVPANAPQTFHEALQYYWFVHLGIVTELNPWDSFNPGRLDQHLYPFYKKELAEGTLTKHKAIEFLQSFWVKFNNHPAPPKVGVTALESNTYTDFALINLGGVKPDGSDAVNEMSYMLLDVIEEMRLLQPSSMVQLSKRNPESFINRAVKIVKTGFGQPSIFNTDAIIQELTNQGKSLVDARNGGASGCVESGAFGTESYLLTGYFNLPKILEVTLHNGFDPRTQKQIGLQTGDPKSFKTMQDLMTAFAKQVQHFVNIKIEGSNIIEKTFMTHIPTPFLSIIIDDCVATGTDYINGGARYNTNYIQGVGMGTITDSLTALKQHVFEEKNTSMTEFLKALENNFEGAEDLHYKLVFKTPKYGNDDDRADDQLRDIFELYYNAVNGHESPRGAAYRINLLPTTCHVYFGSVMQASADGRMAKTPVSEGISPVQGADRKGPTSVAKSAAKIDHLRTGGTLLNQKFTPSFFEDETAISKVSSLVRSYFKMDGHHIQFNVVNADMLRDAQKHPEHYKDLIVRVAGYSDYFNDLGEDLQNEIINRTEHDNL encoded by the coding sequence ATGACACCAAGAATAAAAGAATTACGCGAGCAAAGCCTGAACGCAGTTAATAAAATATCAGCCGAACGGGCTTTATTAATTACCGAATTTTATAAAAGTCATCAATCGCTAGGCGACTCAATTCCGGTACAGCGAGCTAAAGCTTTTCGCTATATTATGGAAAACAAATCCATCTGTATTAACGATGGCGAATTGATTGTAGGAGAACGAGGACCTGCTCCCAAAGCAACCCCAACCTACCCCGAAATTACAGTGCATTCGTTGCAAGATTTAGACATACTGAACACACGCGAAAAAGTATGGTTCCAGGTCGACAAGAAAACTCGTGATACCTATGAAAATACAATCATTCCTTTTTGGGCAGGGCACTCGAACCGCGACCGAGTGATGAATCGGATGAAAGAACCATGGATAGATGCCTACAATGCAGGTATTTTCACTGAATTTATGGAGCAAAGAGCTCCCGGACACACTGTTGCCGGGAATAAAATTTATCAGAAAGGCATGCTCGATATTATTCTTGATATTAAAGAAAGTCTGAGCAAATTGAATTTTATTAATGATCCGAAAGCCTACGATAAGCAAGAAGAATTAAATGCCATGCAGGTAGCTGCCGAAACCATCATCTTTTTTGCCAGCCGCCATGCTCAAAAGTTGGAAGAATTGGCAAAAGATGAAAAAGATGAAGTTCGAAAAACAGAACTTGAAACCATGGCTAAGATTTGTCAGAACGTGCCTGCCAATGCGCCACAAACATTCCACGAAGCGTTGCAGTATTACTGGTTTGTGCACCTTGGGATTGTAACTGAGCTTAACCCTTGGGACTCTTTTAATCCCGGTCGTTTGGATCAGCACCTTTATCCGTTTTACAAAAAAGAACTTGCAGAAGGAACGCTGACAAAACATAAAGCAATTGAATTCCTACAGTCATTTTGGGTAAAATTTAACAACCATCCTGCCCCTCCAAAGGTTGGAGTTACAGCTCTGGAAAGCAACACGTATACCGACTTCGCCCTGATAAATTTAGGAGGAGTAAAACCTGACGGATCAGACGCGGTTAATGAAATGTCGTACATGCTACTAGATGTGATTGAGGAAATGCGGCTGCTTCAGCCAAGTTCAATGGTGCAGCTAAGCAAAAGAAATCCGGAAAGCTTTATCAACCGAGCTGTAAAAATTGTAAAAACCGGGTTTGGCCAGCCTTCCATTTTTAACACCGATGCCATTATTCAAGAATTGACAAACCAAGGCAAAAGTTTGGTTGACGCTCGAAATGGTGGAGCCAGTGGATGTGTTGAAAGTGGAGCTTTTGGTACCGAAAGTTACTTATTGACCGGTTATTTTAACCTGCCAAAAATACTGGAAGTTACCTTACACAATGGATTCGATCCGCGAACCCAAAAGCAAATCGGGCTTCAAACAGGAGATCCAAAATCGTTTAAAACGATGCAGGATCTGATGACTGCCTTTGCAAAGCAAGTTCAACATTTTGTGAATATCAAAATTGAAGGCAGCAACATCATCGAGAAAACGTTTATGACTCACATTCCGACGCCATTTTTATCGATCATTATTGATGACTGTGTGGCAACTGGAACCGACTACATCAATGGAGGTGCGCGTTACAACACCAACTACATCCAGGGTGTGGGAATGGGAACAATAACTGACTCCTTAACCGCCCTCAAGCAGCATGTTTTTGAAGAAAAAAACACGAGCATGACTGAATTTCTGAAAGCGCTGGAAAACAACTTCGAAGGCGCCGAAGACCTGCACTACAAGCTGGTTTTTAAAACTCCCAAATATGGCAATGATGATGACCGGGCCGACGATCAACTCAGAGACATTTTCGAGCTCTATTACAATGCAGTGAACGGGCACGAAAGCCCTCGAGGTGCTGCATATCGTATCAACCTGTTGCCAACAACCTGCCACGTTTATTTCGGAAGTGTGATGCAGGCAAGTGCCGATGGTCGTATGGCAAAAACACCAGTCTCCGAGGGTATTTCGCCGGTACAGGGAGCCGATCGAAAAGGGCCAACATCAGTGGCTAAATCAGCAGCTAAAATTGATCATCTGAGAACTGGAGGAACGTTGCTCAATCAAAAATTTACCCCTTCATTTTTCGAAGATGAAACAGCTATTTCAAAAGTTTCGAGCTTAGTTCGCAGCTATTTCAAGATGGATGGTCACCATATTCAGTTTAACGTTGTGAATGCCGACATGCTCCGTGATGCACAAAAACATCCTGAACATTACAAAGACCTGATTGTCCGCGTAGCCGGATATAGCGATTATTTTAATGATCTGGGTGAAGATTTGCAAAACGAAATTATCAACCGAACTGAGCACGACAACTTGTAA
- the uvrB gene encoding excinuclease ABC subunit UvrB encodes MDLKVVSPYQPTGDQPEAIRQLSEGIRQGERNQTLLGVTGSGKTFTMAKVIEEVQRPTLILSHNKTLAAQLYSEMKAFFPENAVEYFVSYYDYYQPEAYLPTTDTYIEKDLSINADIEKLRLSTTSALLSGRRDVVVVSSVSCLYGIGNPEDFHANVTSVSVGETLNRNQFLHKLVDALYSRNEVDFTRGNFRVKGDTIDIFLAYDDKAVRVVFWGDEIEEIYSFDPVEGTTIESMETAIIYPANIFVTTKERMKSAIHQIQDDLVKHVDFFKEIGKPLEAKRILERVEYDMEMMRELGYCPGVENYSRYFDGRDPGTRPFCLLDYFPDDFLTILDESHVTIPQIRAMYGGDHSRKINLVDYGFRLPAAIDNRPLKFEEFEDLVNQTLYVSATPADYELEKSEGVIVEQIIRPTGLLDPVIEVRPSGNQIDDLIHEIHLRIKNNERILVTTLTKRMSEELSKYLVNMGIKTRYIHSDIDTMERIEIMEELRKGGFDVLVGINLLREGLDLPEVSLVAIIDADKEGFLRSERSLTQTAGRAARNLNGMVIMYADKITQSMQKTIDSTNYRREKQLKYNEENGVTPTAIIKPTREIIGYEYRDDKQKAYSGGADHPDIAADPVVQYMSIDGLEKAIAKTKKEMQKASKELDFIEAARLRDEMYRLQEIVLQKKK; translated from the coding sequence ATGGATCTTAAAGTAGTTTCACCATATCAACCAACGGGAGACCAGCCCGAAGCAATCCGCCAGCTATCTGAAGGCATTCGGCAAGGGGAGCGAAATCAGACATTGCTGGGGGTCACTGGTTCGGGGAAGACGTTTACAATGGCAAAAGTAATCGAGGAAGTGCAACGCCCAACTTTGATTTTGAGTCACAATAAAACCTTGGCGGCTCAGCTTTACAGCGAGATGAAAGCATTTTTTCCTGAGAATGCAGTGGAGTACTTCGTATCGTATTACGATTATTACCAACCCGAAGCTTATTTGCCCACTACCGATACGTACATTGAAAAAGACCTTTCGATTAATGCCGACATTGAAAAACTGCGATTGAGCACAACTTCGGCACTTCTTTCCGGTAGGCGCGATGTGGTTGTGGTTTCATCGGTTTCGTGTTTGTATGGTATAGGAAATCCGGAGGATTTTCATGCCAATGTAACAAGCGTCAGCGTGGGCGAAACCTTGAACCGGAATCAATTTCTACATAAGTTGGTTGATGCGCTTTATTCGCGAAATGAAGTTGATTTTACGCGCGGTAATTTTAGGGTGAAAGGTGACACGATCGATATTTTTTTAGCTTATGATGATAAAGCTGTTCGAGTTGTTTTTTGGGGCGACGAAATTGAGGAGATTTATAGTTTTGATCCGGTTGAGGGTACGACTATTGAGTCGATGGAAACGGCAATTATTTATCCGGCCAACATATTTGTAACGACCAAAGAGCGGATGAAATCGGCCATCCATCAAATTCAGGATGACTTGGTGAAACATGTTGATTTTTTCAAAGAAATTGGGAAACCACTTGAAGCCAAGCGTATTTTGGAGCGGGTGGAATACGACATGGAAATGATGCGTGAACTGGGCTATTGTCCCGGAGTTGAAAACTACTCTCGCTATTTTGATGGGCGTGATCCTGGTACTCGTCCCTTTTGCTTGTTGGACTATTTTCCTGATGATTTTTTGACCATTCTGGATGAAAGCCATGTCACCATTCCTCAAATTCGAGCGATGTATGGTGGCGACCATTCCCGAAAAATAAATCTGGTTGATTATGGTTTCCGTCTCCCTGCAGCCATCGATAACCGACCCTTAAAATTTGAGGAATTTGAAGATCTGGTGAATCAAACCTTGTACGTTAGTGCAACACCTGCGGATTATGAACTGGAAAAATCGGAGGGGGTAATTGTTGAGCAAATTATTCGGCCAACCGGATTGCTCGACCCAGTTATTGAAGTGCGTCCTTCTGGCAATCAAATTGATGATCTGATTCATGAGATCCATCTCCGGATAAAAAATAATGAGCGGATCTTGGTGACAACGCTCACCAAGCGAATGTCGGAGGAGTTGAGTAAATATCTGGTGAATATGGGGATTAAAACTCGTTATATTCACTCAGATATTGACACGATGGAGCGCATCGAAATTATGGAGGAACTGCGCAAAGGCGGTTTTGATGTACTGGTCGGAATCAACCTGCTTCGTGAAGGATTAGATTTGCCTGAAGTTTCTCTGGTTGCCATTATCGATGCCGATAAGGAAGGTTTTTTGCGTTCCGAACGTTCTCTGACTCAGACCGCGGGACGTGCGGCGCGAAACCTCAATGGAATGGTGATTATGTATGCCGATAAAATTACCCAATCGATGCAAAAGACGATTGACTCCACGAATTATCGTCGCGAAAAGCAGCTGAAGTACAATGAGGAAAATGGCGTTACACCTACAGCTATCATTAAACCAACACGTGAAATTATTGGTTACGAGTATCGTGATGACAAGCAGAAAGCATATTCCGGAGGAGCTGATCATCCTGACATAGCGGCTGATCCGGTAGTCCAATACATGAGCATTGACGGACTGGAAAAAGCCATCGCGAAAACGAAAAAAGAAATGCAAAAGGCTTCCAAAGAGCTCGACTTTATTGAGGCTGCCCGCTTGCGCGATGAAATGTACCGCTTGCAGGAGATTGTTCTGCAAAAGAAAAAGTAG
- a CDS encoding endonuclease/exonuclease/phosphatase family protein, with amino-acid sequence MRSKIIFFSLLVVFLVSCQRDPLKKKATIVFYNLENLFDTIDDPAIDDEEFLPEADKHWNTERYEKKLQDIAQVIAAINTEELPELIGVCEIENQAVLHDLVEEEPLADGNYQIVHIDSPDKRGIDVGLLYRKGEFKVLEEEAILVDPGFETRDILHVFGKLGKDKVHVFVNHWPSRWGGLEKSQPNRIVAAQTLKNKVDEILKDNAKAKIIIIGDMNDEPDNKSLAEVLDAQTPDSKADLYNLMIPLDEQNLGSYNYRGDWNMIDNIVVSASVLHGEGFVANNQLGQVFHQPWMEYHNKSAQMSPNRTYGGPNYYGGISDHFPVFLQLNWNK; translated from the coding sequence ATGAGATCAAAAATTATCTTTTTTTCATTGTTGGTTGTTTTTCTGGTTTCCTGCCAAAGGGATCCGTTAAAAAAGAAAGCAACAATTGTTTTTTACAATCTTGAAAACCTGTTCGATACAATTGACGATCCGGCTATTGATGATGAAGAATTTTTACCGGAAGCTGACAAACATTGGAACACGGAACGCTACGAGAAAAAGCTACAGGATATTGCTCAGGTTATAGCAGCGATAAACACAGAAGAACTTCCTGAATTGATTGGCGTTTGTGAAATTGAGAACCAGGCGGTGCTGCATGATTTGGTTGAAGAGGAGCCGTTGGCTGATGGAAATTACCAGATTGTGCATATCGACAGTCCTGATAAACGCGGAATAGACGTTGGTTTACTTTACCGAAAAGGAGAATTTAAGGTATTGGAAGAAGAAGCCATTCTGGTTGATCCGGGCTTTGAAACTCGTGATATTCTTCATGTGTTTGGCAAGCTTGGGAAAGACAAAGTGCATGTGTTTGTCAATCATTGGCCATCGCGTTGGGGTGGATTGGAAAAATCGCAACCTAACCGAATTGTTGCGGCTCAAACCTTAAAAAACAAGGTGGACGAAATTTTAAAAGATAATGCGAAGGCAAAAATTATCATCATCGGTGATATGAATGACGAGCCGGATAATAAAAGTTTAGCTGAAGTATTAGATGCCCAAACACCCGACTCTAAAGCCGATCTCTATAATTTGATGATTCCGCTAGACGAACAAAACCTGGGTAGTTATAACTATCGAGGAGACTGGAATATGATTGACAATATCGTGGTTTCCGCTTCCGTATTGCATGGCGAAGGATTTGTTGCCAACAATCAACTCGGGCAGGTTTTTCACCAGCCATGGATGGAATATCACAATAAATCGGCGCAAATGTCGCCCAACAGAACTTATGGCGGACCCAATTACTATGGCGGAATCTCCGACCACTTTCCGGTGTTTTTACAACTGAATTGGAACAAATAA
- a CDS encoding beta-phosphoglucomutase family hydrolase has translation MTKKLTVPTNIKGLIFDLDGTIADTMPIHYIAWKNAAARYGIDFTTELFEQLAGIPLYGTVKKLNELFNKDIDPREMGDSKEQEYEDNMDKAQPVEPVVDLIREYYGKLPMAVGTGGGREISKKAMRIVGVDQYIEHLVSADDVTKHKPHPETFLKCAELIGVDPKDCLVFEDGVLGIEAAKAGGMQVTDVRDYYQVTIGQE, from the coding sequence ATGACAAAGAAACTTACAGTACCCACAAACATAAAAGGTCTGATTTTTGATTTGGATGGCACGATTGCTGACACGATGCCTATTCATTATATCGCCTGGAAAAATGCAGCTGCCCGTTATGGAATTGATTTTACCACCGAATTGTTCGAGCAATTGGCAGGTATTCCATTGTATGGAACGGTAAAAAAATTGAATGAGCTTTTTAATAAAGATATTGACCCCAGAGAAATGGGCGATTCCAAAGAACAGGAGTACGAAGATAATATGGACAAAGCTCAGCCTGTAGAGCCGGTTGTTGATCTTATTCGAGAATATTACGGCAAGCTTCCGATGGCTGTTGGAACCGGTGGCGGACGAGAAATCTCAAAAAAGGCGATGCGTATTGTTGGGGTTGACCAATATATTGAACATCTGGTTTCGGCGGATGACGTTACGAAACATAAACCCCATCCGGAAACTTTTTTGAAATGTGCTGAACTGATTGGTGTTGATCCAAAGGACTGCCTGGTTTTTGAAGATGGTGTATTGGGAATTGAAGCAGCGAAGGCGGGCGGCATGCAAGTGACTGACGTTAGAGATTATTATCAGGTAACCATCGGACAAGAATAA
- a CDS encoding HAMP domain-containing sensor histidine kinase, producing the protein MWEVVFQVLTVVTSGISLLMGLYMLLLYRSTFGVRGIRYWAAGSLMIGGGLLFKLVPPFGSFLTLVIPTIFTATGLYLYLAGIWLFKGKEIKTWVVVGFPAIHLIQSIVFYQFIPSHSIRSIVYAAILVIYCMIAIYEMLVLNDEQNHLRNLFRINALAFLIFLIILVLSIASMLITPNFDPSNIDEFALIRVAISGFLMTVLTFGFMSAVNLQLQRQLERQLVSKNKFLKIIAHDLRGSVGTMSSFLNLLNNAPDILAEEKKHYLAELEKLSESTFHLLQNLLEWSSDSNNTLQGDLEPIKLTHLVQEHIDHFVSLARFKSIDVDYNGGSTATINGDRKMLETVVRNLFSNALKYTPEYGRIEIKTENWNDKVRLLIKDTGVGIPPDKLKEIFTFETSNSSLGTNGEVGSGFGLVVCHDFVRKNRGFIKINSQLNAGTEVILEFPTIGSNGKGIDEGTEELNYKKKWLTPKFSQNVGGKKTIISS; encoded by the coding sequence ATGTGGGAAGTTGTCTTTCAGGTCTTAACAGTTGTTACTTCCGGTATTAGTCTCTTGATGGGACTCTATATGTTGTTGCTTTATCGAAGTACATTTGGAGTGAGAGGCATTCGGTATTGGGCTGCCGGAAGTCTGATGATTGGAGGTGGATTGCTTTTTAAGCTTGTACCACCGTTTGGTAGTTTTTTGACACTCGTTATTCCAACGATTTTTACGGCAACAGGGCTTTATCTTTATTTAGCAGGTATTTGGTTGTTTAAAGGAAAGGAGATCAAAACCTGGGTTGTAGTTGGATTTCCAGCAATACACCTCATCCAGTCAATCGTGTTTTATCAGTTTATTCCATCACACTCCATTCGTTCAATTGTATATGCAGCTATACTCGTGATCTATTGTATGATAGCTATTTATGAGATGTTGGTGTTGAATGACGAGCAGAATCATCTCCGAAATTTATTTCGGATCAATGCGTTAGCATTTCTTATTTTTTTAATTATATTGGTTCTTAGTATTGCATCAATGTTAATTACTCCAAATTTTGATCCTTCTAATATTGACGAATTTGCATTGATTCGTGTAGCAATTTCCGGCTTTTTGATGACTGTTTTAACTTTTGGTTTTATGTCAGCAGTTAATCTTCAACTGCAAAGGCAGCTTGAAAGGCAACTGGTCTCCAAGAACAAATTTCTTAAAATAATTGCTCACGATTTACGTGGTTCGGTCGGCACAATGAGCAGCTTTCTGAACCTACTGAACAATGCGCCGGATATTCTTGCTGAGGAAAAAAAACATTATCTGGCCGAATTGGAAAAACTAAGTGAATCTACTTTCCATCTACTCCAAAATTTATTGGAATGGTCTTCAGATTCGAATAATACACTTCAAGGGGATTTAGAGCCAATTAAACTGACTCATTTGGTTCAGGAGCATATCGATCATTTTGTGAGTCTGGCCAGATTTAAATCGATTGATGTAGATTATAACGGGGGCTCAACAGCAACAATAAATGGAGATAGAAAGATGCTTGAAACCGTTGTGCGCAATTTGTTTTCAAATGCCTTAAAATATACTCCGGAATATGGTCGAATTGAAATTAAAACGGAAAATTGGAATGACAAGGTTCGGCTGCTGATTAAGGACACTGGAGTAGGTATTCCGCCGGATAAGTTGAAAGAAATCTTCACTTTTGAGACGAGCAATTCATCGCTTGGAACAAACGGTGAAGTCGGATCGGGTTTTGGTTTGGTTGTTTGTCACGATTTTGTTAGGAAGAACAGGGGCTTTATTAAAATAAATAGTCAATTGAACGCTGGAACGGAAGTTATTTTGGAATTTCCTACGATAGGTTCCAATGGCAAAGGGATCGACGAGGGCACTGAGGAATTGAATTACAAAAAGAAATGGCTTACCCCCAAATTCTCACAAAATGTAGGTGGTAAGAAAACAATCATTAGTAGTTAA
- a CDS encoding VTT domain-containing protein has translation MKLNNRKVNPNQVTVKRLVLLNRYYRISRFYEFIRNTSLKGGVIIAAFVLLIVGLDYFVLDFDALLNQLVETYSAGKVFLVFFLSETFLGLLPPEIFIAWASKAASPWLFLLVLAFLSYLGGVLSYLAGNRLFLIPTVKDYIEIKIKSHIVNLRKWGALFIVIGALLPLPHSIVSVACGLIKFNFRSYLLWALFRFGRFGIYAFIIFQIF, from the coding sequence ATGAAATTAAACAACAGAAAGGTTAATCCAAATCAGGTAACCGTGAAGCGGTTAGTATTATTAAATCGCTATTACCGGATTTCCCGATTTTATGAATTTATACGCAATACCTCGTTAAAGGGCGGGGTTATCATTGCCGCTTTTGTATTGCTAATCGTCGGGTTAGATTATTTTGTACTAGACTTTGATGCGTTGCTGAACCAGCTGGTGGAAACCTATTCTGCAGGGAAAGTATTTTTGGTTTTTTTCCTTTCTGAAACGTTTTTAGGCTTGCTGCCTCCCGAAATTTTTATTGCCTGGGCTTCAAAGGCTGCATCACCGTGGCTCTTTCTGCTTGTGTTAGCCTTCCTGTCGTACTTAGGCGGTGTTTTATCGTATCTAGCAGGAAATCGTTTGTTTCTGATTCCAACTGTTAAGGATTATATTGAAATAAAGATAAAAAGCCATATTGTCAATTTACGCAAGTGGGGAGCTTTGTTTATCGTCATTGGAGCGCTTTTGCCCCTGCCACATTCAATCGTTAGTGTGGCGTGCGGACTAATTAAATTCAATTTCCGCAGTTACCTGCTGTGGGCATTGTTTCGTTTTGGGCGTTTTGGAATTTATGCGTTCATTATTTTCCAAATTTTTTAG
- a CDS encoding nucleoside recognition domain-containing protein, with amino-acid sequence MIVSWELNKSVLRGEASAFSLELPPYRPPRIWQTLYTSLIDRTIFVLCRAIIFAIPAGIVIWLVANIHIGELSLAEHFIQWSDPFAIIFGLNGVILLAYIIAIPANETVIPIILMLNVLSTKLTGGAGDGGMFELDSAGDTSNVLHAGGWTLLTAVNLMFFSSLHNPCSTTIYTIFKETKSSKWTLVSTFLPVVMGLII; translated from the coding sequence TTGATTGTTTCTTGGGAATTGAACAAGTCGGTCTTGCGTGGTGAAGCATCCGCTTTTAGTCTGGAGCTCCCACCCTATCGCCCGCCCAGAATATGGCAAACACTTTATACCTCGCTGATCGATCGAACCATATTCGTACTTTGCCGTGCGATCATTTTTGCAATTCCTGCCGGGATTGTTATTTGGCTGGTAGCCAATATTCATATCGGTGAACTCAGCCTGGCCGAACACTTCATTCAGTGGTCCGATCCTTTTGCCATTATATTTGGGTTGAATGGAGTTATTTTGCTGGCCTATATTATTGCTATTCCTGCTAACGAAACAGTTATTCCAATAATACTGATGCTAAATGTATTAAGCACCAAACTAACCGGAGGAGCTGGTGATGGGGGTATGTTCGAACTCGACTCGGCAGGTGACACATCCAACGTACTGCATGCGGGAGGCTGGACTTTACTTACGGCCGTAAACCTGATGTTTTTCAGCTCACTACATAATCCGTGCTCAACAACCATTTATACAATTTTTAAAGAAACCAAAAGTTCGAAATGGACTCTTGTTTCAACTTTTTTACCCGTAGTTATGGGACTAATTATTTAA
- a CDS encoding DUF4251 domain-containing protein, whose protein sequence is MKKIALLIMCVVVTGTIFAQKNDKDLALSKKEKRQAEMEKQYELTKYMLENKSFVLEADFLLDRYGNRVFASSNINFISVDSATAVIQVGSNSRIGPNGVGGVTAKGRITQYELKENERRKTFSLALNVMTSLGIYDLRFLISPSGSTRATLTGLRRGQLTFEGDLVPLEESRVYEGQSL, encoded by the coding sequence ATGAAAAAGATAGCTTTATTGATTATGTGTGTTGTGGTAACGGGTACTATTTTTGCACAAAAAAATGATAAAGACTTGGCTCTGTCCAAGAAAGAGAAGCGGCAGGCCGAGATGGAGAAACAATATGAATTAACAAAGTATATGTTGGAGAATAAAAGCTTTGTTTTGGAGGCCGATTTTTTACTGGATAGGTATGGAAATAGAGTTTTTGCGAGTTCCAACATTAACTTCATATCAGTTGACTCTGCAACAGCAGTCATTCAGGTTGGCTCGAACTCCCGTATTGGGCCGAATGGTGTTGGAGGAGTAACAGCTAAAGGTCGCATTACGCAATATGAACTAAAGGAGAATGAGCGAAGGAAAACTTTTAGTTTGGCTTTAAATGTAATGACTTCGCTTGGAATTTACGACTTGCGGTTTTTAATCAGTCCGTCAGGAAGCACAAGGGCAACCTTAACGGGTTTAAGGCGGGGGCAGCTAACCTTTGAAGGTGACTTGGTTCCGTTGGAAGAATCTCGTGTTTATGAAGGACAATCGTTATAG
- a CDS encoding GNAT family N-acetyltransferase codes for MSWIKNRINIKLRRIEKTDFPKLVELFREFATFQKKPEKVTNTEEQMLQESDYVNGFVALQNDEVIGYVTCFFAYYTWIGKSLYMDDLYVKPQFRAQGVGTKLINQVIEFGKAQNCKKLHWQVSEWNQPAIDFYKSIGASVDGVESNCDLQL; via the coding sequence ATTAGTTGGATAAAAAATAGAATCAACATTAAGTTAAGAAGAATTGAAAAAACAGATTTCCCGAAATTGGTTGAATTGTTTAGAGAATTTGCCACTTTTCAAAAAAAGCCTGAGAAAGTAACAAATACTGAGGAGCAGATGCTTCAGGAAAGTGATTATGTTAATGGATTTGTGGCTTTGCAGAATGACGAGGTTATTGGTTATGTGACTTGTTTCTTTGCCTATTACACGTGGATAGGGAAATCGCTCTATATGGATGATCTCTATGTAAAACCTCAATTCCGAGCGCAGGGAGTGGGTACAAAATTAATAAATCAAGTAATTGAGTTTGGGAAAGCTCAGAATTGTAAAAAACTGCATTGGCAGGTATCCGAGTGGAATCAGCCAGCTATTGATTTTTATAAAAGTATCGGAGCTTCTGTTGATGGTGTCGAATCCAATTGTGATTTACAGCTATAG
- a CDS encoding rhamnogalacturonan acetylesterase yields the protein MKYKFLIIMLALIVSACSTKEKSIDVFMVGDSTMANKKTKVYPETGWGQVVDKYFDSLVTVHNHAVNGRSTKSFVDEGRWQVVLDSLTKGDFVLIQFGHNDQKHKDSTRYTIPFESYSENLEKYVLETREKGATPILLTSIVRRKFDENGQLVDTHGDYPVAMRQVAERLNVSLIDLQKLTEDLVQSMGDEPSKELYLWTLPTEKYPKGREDNTHLRVEGAKKIAELAARQLAELPNDLAEHIVVIN from the coding sequence ATGAAATACAAATTTTTAATTATAATGCTTGCACTGATTGTGTCAGCCTGTAGCACAAAAGAAAAAAGCATTGATGTTTTTATGGTTGGTGATTCAACCATGGCAAATAAAAAGACCAAAGTTTATCCTGAAACAGGGTGGGGGCAAGTTGTTGACAAGTATTTTGATTCTTTAGTTACGGTTCATAATCACGCCGTGAACGGACGTAGTACCAAAAGTTTTGTAGACGAAGGTCGGTGGCAAGTTGTTTTGGATAGTTTGACGAAAGGTGATTTTGTTCTGATTCAATTTGGGCACAACGACCAAAAACATAAGGATAGTACACGTTATACAATTCCTTTTGAAAGCTACTCTGAGAATTTGGAGAAGTATGTGTTGGAAACTCGCGAGAAAGGTGCGACTCCAATTTTACTAACCTCGATTGTTCGCCGTAAGTTTGACGAAAATGGACAGTTGGTAGATACGCATGGCGACTATCCTGTTGCAATGAGGCAGGTAGCAGAGAGGCTTAATGTTTCTTTAATTGACTTACAAAAGCTAACGGAAGACTTGGTTCAGTCGATGGGGGATGAGCCATCGAAAGAGCTTTATTTGTGGACATTACCTACTGAGAAATATCCGAAAGGTAGGGAAGATAATACGCATCTTCGTGTAGAAGGAGCAAAAAAAATTGCAGAGTTAGCGGCACGACAACTAGCAGAGTTGCCGAACGACCTGGCGGAACATATTGTTGTGATCAATTAA